In Methanobacterium paludis, the following proteins share a genomic window:
- a CDS encoding CBS domain-containing protein, giving the protein MLVKEIMSEDIHYIQVPGNRTNAMELMRDKNVSGLPVVKNGTKELVGILTRTDLVENPDEEQIAMIMTRNPITVAPDDDIKEVATKMIENNIRRIPITENGVLIGLLTASDLVNKALWKMDVKDPVENYMLRKIPTTWEKTPLNIAFDIMKYFNLKVVLALNKDGKLSGILTETDFIEESEVVAEQTVHNTSVGTEGDKWSWDSKSVLYVTKNHLKFSDKEVKDVATTEPIIATTKTSVKECANKMKQKNIEQIPVIDVEGNLVGLVRATDLIKAISD; this is encoded by the coding sequence ATGCTTGTAAAAGAGATAATGTCAGAGGATATACACTACATCCAAGTTCCAGGAAACCGAACAAACGCAATGGAACTTATGAGAGATAAAAATGTATCAGGATTACCTGTTGTAAAAAATGGAACAAAAGAGCTCGTTGGGATACTTACAAGAACAGATCTAGTTGAGAACCCCGATGAAGAGCAGATAGCCATGATAATGACAAGGAACCCCATAACCGTGGCTCCAGATGATGATATAAAAGAAGTTGCAACTAAAATGATAGAAAACAACATAAGGAGGATCCCAATAACTGAAAATGGAGTCCTTATTGGTCTTTTAACTGCATCTGACTTGGTAAACAAGGCATTGTGGAAAATGGATGTAAAAGACCCTGTTGAAAATTATATGTTGAGAAAGATTCCCACAACATGGGAGAAAACCCCCCTAAACATTGCATTTGACATAATGAAGTATTTCAATCTCAAAGTGGTCCTTGCACTGAATAAAGATGGAAAACTGTCAGGGATACTCACAGAAACAGATTTTATTGAAGAAAGTGAGGTTGTAGCAGAACAAACTGTACACAACACTTCTGTTGGTACTGAAGGGGACAAATGGTCCTGGGACAGTAAAAGCGTTCTTTATGTTACAAAAAATCATCTTAAATTCTCTGATAAAGAGGTAAAAGACGTTGCAACAACTGAACCAATTATTGCAACCACCAAAACCTCCGTAAAAGAATGCGCAAATAAGATGAAACAGAAAAATATTGAACAGATCCCTGTAATTGATGTTGAAGGAAACCTTGTTGGTCTTGTCAGGGCCACTGATTTAATAAAAGCTATCAGCGATTAA
- a CDS encoding universal stress protein, whose translation MYKKILLPTDGSKYANSAAKHAIWIGNSSDAEIIALNVIETSSLVGLPAEDLIVRIKEMLKEEGKIALDHIADMVNECKESGECKEDIKLTLKTKEGSPADVILKTIQEDDIDLVIMGTSGKHGLDRFLLGSVTEKVVRSAKCSVLAVH comes from the coding sequence ATGTACAAAAAAATATTATTACCAACAGATGGTTCAAAATATGCAAATAGTGCAGCAAAACATGCCATCTGGATTGGAAATTCAAGTGACGCCGAAATTATAGCCTTAAACGTGATTGAAACATCCTCACTTGTTGGATTACCTGCAGAAGATCTTATAGTGAGAATAAAAGAAATGCTTAAGGAAGAAGGAAAAATAGCGCTGGACCATATAGCAGATATGGTAAATGAATGTAAAGAGAGCGGCGAATGTAAAGAAGATATTAAACTCACCTTAAAGACAAAGGAAGGTTCTCCTGCAGATGTGATACTCAAAACAATCCAAGAAGATGATATAGACCTTGTAATAATGGGAACCTCTGGAAAACATGGACTGGATAGATTTTTATTGGGAAGTGTAACTGAAAAGGTAGTAAGATCCGCCAAGTGTTCGGTTCTCGCAGTTCACTGA
- the serS gene encoding serine--tRNA ligase, which yields MLDIKLFRENSDLIRKSEKIRFRNTKNVDKVIEYDKKWREGIQKLNSLRAERNTLSKSFKKARKQGPEELKKLQIKAKEVAGEVTVLEPQIAEFIQKRDEYRYKVGNIVDETVPVSETEEDNDIIRKSGVIPSFSFKPQSHVDLIENIDGADIKRAAEVAGARFYYLKADLVYLNMALMKFAIDFLSEQGFTPFYTPFFIKKDVIKETAELADFEETLYKVEGEDLFMIATAEQTLAALHRGEIIDERTLPRKYCGISTCFRREAGSHGKDTRGIFRVHQFEKIEQFVFCNKEDTEKIHEELLKNAETIYQKLGIPYRVVSIVSSALNDNASKKYDLEGWFPGSDTYRELVSCTNCLDYQARKLNARYGIQGDSDSLKICHTLNSTAIATERTICCILENYQQEDGRVKVPDVLIPYMNGKTFIEKWQK from the coding sequence ATGCTCGACATTAAACTTTTCAGGGAAAATTCTGATTTAATCCGTAAATCAGAAAAAATACGTTTTAGAAACACCAAGAACGTTGACAAGGTCATTGAATACGATAAAAAATGGAGGGAAGGAATTCAGAAGCTGAACTCCCTGCGTGCAGAAAGAAACACACTATCCAAATCCTTCAAAAAAGCCCGTAAACAGGGCCCGGAAGAATTAAAAAAACTTCAAATAAAAGCAAAAGAAGTTGCAGGAGAAGTTACAGTATTAGAACCTCAAATAGCAGAGTTTATCCAAAAAAGAGATGAGTATCGTTACAAAGTTGGAAACATCGTGGATGAGACTGTCCCAGTATCTGAAACTGAAGAAGACAACGATATAATCCGCAAAAGTGGAGTTATACCCTCATTTTCATTCAAACCACAAAGCCACGTTGATCTCATTGAGAACATTGATGGAGCCGACATCAAACGAGCTGCAGAAGTCGCTGGGGCTCGTTTTTACTATTTGAAGGCAGATCTAGTTTATTTAAACATGGCACTGATGAAGTTTGCAATAGACTTCCTTTCAGAACAGGGTTTCACACCATTTTACACCCCATTCTTTATAAAAAAGGACGTTATTAAAGAAACAGCAGAGCTTGCTGACTTTGAAGAAACCTTATACAAAGTGGAGGGTGAAGACCTTTTCATGATAGCAACAGCTGAACAGACACTCGCAGCACTCCACAGAGGTGAAATAATTGATGAAAGAACCCTTCCACGTAAGTACTGTGGTATCTCCACATGTTTCAGGAGAGAAGCTGGTTCTCACGGTAAAGACACACGTGGCATCTTCAGAGTCCATCAATTCGAAAAAATTGAACAGTTCGTGTTCTGTAACAAGGAAGACACTGAGAAGATCCATGAAGAACTGCTTAAAAATGCTGAAACCATATACCAAAAACTGGGAATTCCTTACAGGGTTGTTTCAATAGTATCATCAGCATTAAATGATAACGCATCAAAAAAATATGACCTAGAAGGTTGGTTCCCTGGTTCAGATACCTACAGAGAACTTGTTTCATGTACCAACTGTTTAGATTATCAAGCAAGGAAATTAAATGCACGTTATGGAATTCAAGGAGATTCAGATTCCCTAAAAATATGTCACACATTGAACAGCACAGCAATTGCCACAGAACGTACTATCTGCTGTATTCTAGAAAATTATCAACAGGAAGATGGTAGGGTCAAAGTTCCAGATGTTCTGATTCCATATATGAATGGGAAAACCTTCATTGAAAAATGGCAAAAATAA
- a CDS encoding amidohydrolase family protein — protein sequence MITIENAKVLYGENMEVLRTNVLIEDNKIVEVSQKVREGKIIDASGCIVAPSLINSHIHLGDSVAKDAGDGEHIDKIVKPPDGIKHRILRETPPEKIIDAMKESMRYMLKTGTTTFVDFREGSFEGIKLLDKASKEIPIKKIVLGRHESFIDPDAESSTVQKNAKKILRSCDGIGLSGFGEISNETARIIVDTCRRESKISSIHVAEYEKIQKDSLKLHGKTEVQRALEADFDLLVHLTSPMANDLKNVGKSRVPNVLCPRSNGALSVGIPPIQEMLDHRINLLLGTDNVMFNSPNMFREMEYTLKVTRGYYRQYLAPVEVFKMATSNAARALGINSGSIEEGRIADIMIVKEISKNPLMSLINRTESENMVEVIKDGRIVYKR from the coding sequence ATGATTACAATTGAAAACGCCAAAGTTCTCTACGGCGAAAACATGGAAGTTTTAAGGACAAATGTTTTAATTGAGGACAATAAGATCGTTGAAGTTTCTCAAAAGGTGCGTGAAGGCAAAATAATCGATGCTTCAGGCTGCATTGTCGCTCCATCCCTTATAAACTCCCATATACACCTTGGAGATTCTGTTGCAAAGGATGCAGGTGATGGTGAACATATAGATAAAATAGTTAAGCCTCCAGACGGAATTAAACACAGAATTTTGAGGGAAACTCCTCCTGAAAAAATCATAGACGCCATGAAGGAGTCTATGAGATATATGCTTAAAACAGGTACCACTACCTTTGTTGATTTCCGTGAAGGCAGCTTTGAGGGGATAAAACTTCTTGATAAAGCTTCAAAAGAGATTCCAATAAAGAAGATCGTACTTGGACGCCATGAATCATTCATAGATCCTGATGCAGAATCCTCAACTGTACAGAAGAATGCAAAAAAAATTCTCAGATCTTGCGATGGGATAGGTTTAAGTGGTTTTGGAGAGATAAGCAACGAAACTGCCAGAATAATCGTGGATACTTGCAGAAGAGAGAGTAAAATTTCTTCAATACACGTTGCAGAGTATGAAAAAATTCAGAAGGATTCTCTCAAGCTACATGGAAAAACTGAAGTTCAAAGGGCTCTTGAAGCTGATTTTGATCTTCTGGTTCATTTAACATCTCCAATGGCCAACGATTTGAAAAATGTTGGTAAGAGCAGAGTTCCCAATGTTTTATGTCCCCGCTCAAACGGGGCTTTATCCGTGGGAATTCCACCAATACAAGAAATGTTAGACCACAGGATAAACCTTCTTCTGGGAACTGACAATGTGATGTTCAACTCTCCCAACATGTTCCGGGAAATGGAGTACACACTCAAGGTCACAAGGGGATATTACAGGCAGTACTTAGCACCGGTTGAAGTATTCAAAATGGCTACTTCAAATGCTGCAAGGGCACTTGGAATTAATTCAGGTTCAATTGAAGAGGGTAGGATCGCAGACATTATGATCGTTAAGGAAATTTCAAAAAATCCCTTAATGTCCCTGATAAATAGAACAGAATCAGAAAACATGGTTGAAGTGATAAAGGACGGCAGGATAGTATACAAAAGATAG
- the carB gene encoding carbamoyl-phosphate synthase large subunit — protein MPKDRDIKKVLIIGSGPIQIGQAAEFDYSGSQACKSLMEEGIETVLVNSNPATIQTDIDTADKVYVEPLTPEIVAKIIEKEKPDAILPTMGGQTGLNVATGLEKIGALDDLKVIGSSIQTIRNVEDRELFGRFMLELNEPIPKCKAVTSVEGAIEAVKEIGYPIIVRPAFTLGGTGGGVAHNREELIDVATRGLDMSFINQVLIDESLLGWKEFEYEVMRDKNDTCIIVCNMENIDPMGIHTGESIVVAPSQTLSDVDNQILRNASIKIIRALEIQGGCNIQFSVNSKTGEYKVIEVNPRVSRSSALASKATGYPIAKISAKISIGMTLDEIQNDITKETPASFEPSLDYVVTKVPRWPFDKFKDVKRELGVQMQSTGEVMAIGRTLEESLHKALRSLDIGKYGFEEIPFTEDLLKNATDERIFHIYSALKSGMSVDKVHEITDINKFFLYKILNIIDFENKLNKENILNPDILEKTKRMGFSDHRIAKITGNDEKTIRDTRKENNIVPAYKMVDTCAAEFEAKTPYYYSTYEKEDEVTVSDNKKVVIIGAGPIRIGQGIEFDYCCVHAAMALKEQGIETIIINNNPETVSTDYDISNKLYFEPLTMEDVMGIMDKEKPYGVVVQFGGQTSINLAVPLAEEGIKILGTPHESIDRVEDREQFTEVLNMLNIPQAEYGIANSFEDAQKVAKRIGFPVLVRPSYVLGGRAMEIVYDDLELEKYMKEAVKVSPKHPILVDKFLEDAIEIDVDALCDGEEVFIGGIMEHIEEAGVHSGDSACVIPPQSLSKDVIQTIKDYTRKLALELDVVGLMNIQYAVKMDEPGKPKVYIIEANPRASRTVPFVSKAVGVPLAKVAAMLMIGHKLKELGLHDEVKIKHVAVKESIFPFIKLPQADSVLGPEMKSTGESMGIDENFGVSYYKAQLSAGMELPKQGKIFISVKDADKDSILDIVKDAEELGFELVATKGTAEAVEEHVNIETIRKVSQGSPNIRDAMLENEIALIVNTPSGRQSADDGYHIRRLAVELRIPYVTTLAGARAVLKAIKNVKDGEIGVKSLNDYHEAI, from the coding sequence ATGCCAAAGGACAGAGACATAAAAAAAGTTCTCATCATTGGATCGGGACCCATTCAGATTGGTCAAGCTGCTGAATTTGATTATTCCGGTTCCCAAGCATGTAAATCTCTTATGGAAGAAGGAATAGAAACGGTGCTTGTGAACAGCAACCCCGCAACCATTCAAACAGACATCGACACCGCAGATAAGGTTTACGTTGAACCGTTAACCCCGGAAATCGTTGCAAAAATCATAGAAAAGGAAAAACCAGACGCTATATTACCCACAATGGGTGGACAAACTGGTCTGAACGTTGCAACTGGCCTTGAAAAAATTGGTGCCCTTGATGATCTTAAGGTCATAGGATCATCTATACAGACCATAAGAAACGTTGAAGACCGTGAACTCTTTGGAAGGTTCATGCTGGAACTTAACGAACCCATACCAAAATGTAAAGCTGTCACATCTGTTGAAGGTGCCATTGAAGCTGTTAAAGAAATTGGTTACCCTATAATCGTTAGGCCCGCATTCACACTTGGTGGGACTGGTGGTGGAGTTGCCCATAACAGGGAAGAACTAATAGACGTTGCGACAAGAGGTCTTGATATGAGCTTCATAAACCAGGTGCTCATTGATGAATCACTTTTAGGATGGAAAGAGTTTGAATATGAAGTTATGCGGGATAAAAATGATACTTGTATCATAGTGTGTAACATGGAAAACATTGACCCCATGGGAATTCACACTGGAGAAAGTATAGTTGTGGCACCCTCACAGACATTATCCGATGTGGACAACCAGATATTAAGAAATGCTTCAATTAAGATTATAAGAGCCCTTGAGATCCAGGGCGGTTGTAACATACAGTTCTCTGTGAATTCAAAGACTGGTGAATATAAAGTCATAGAGGTGAACCCGCGGGTGAGCCGTAGCAGTGCACTTGCATCTAAAGCCACAGGATACCCTATAGCAAAGATATCTGCCAAGATATCCATTGGAATGACTTTAGATGAGATACAAAACGACATAACCAAAGAAACTCCAGCTTCATTTGAGCCTTCCCTGGATTATGTGGTTACAAAAGTGCCAAGATGGCCATTTGACAAGTTTAAAGATGTTAAAAGGGAACTTGGAGTTCAAATGCAGTCAACAGGAGAAGTTATGGCCATTGGAAGGACTTTAGAGGAGTCTCTACATAAAGCTCTAAGATCGCTTGACATTGGAAAATATGGGTTTGAAGAGATTCCATTCACAGAGGATCTCCTTAAAAACGCTACAGATGAACGTATATTCCATATTTATTCCGCTCTCAAATCAGGGATGAGTGTGGACAAAGTTCATGAGATAACAGATATAAACAAGTTCTTTTTATATAAAATACTTAACATCATTGATTTTGAGAATAAATTGAATAAAGAAAATATTTTAAATCCGGACATCCTCGAAAAAACTAAGAGAATGGGTTTTTCTGACCATAGAATTGCTAAAATCACAGGAAATGATGAAAAAACCATAAGGGACACACGTAAAGAGAATAACATCGTACCAGCTTACAAAATGGTTGACACGTGTGCAGCAGAGTTTGAGGCAAAAACTCCTTATTATTACAGTACCTACGAAAAAGAGGATGAAGTAACTGTTTCTGATAATAAAAAGGTTGTAATAATTGGAGCAGGACCAATAAGAATTGGCCAGGGAATAGAATTTGATTATTGTTGTGTTCACGCGGCTATGGCACTTAAAGAACAGGGGATAGAAACCATAATCATAAACAACAACCCTGAAACCGTCAGTACCGACTACGATATTTCAAACAAACTCTATTTTGAACCTCTCACAATGGAAGACGTTATGGGCATTATGGACAAAGAGAAACCATACGGTGTTGTTGTGCAATTTGGAGGTCAAACATCCATAAATCTTGCAGTTCCTCTTGCAGAAGAAGGTATTAAAATTCTTGGAACACCACACGAAAGTATAGATCGTGTTGAAGATCGTGAACAGTTCACAGAAGTTTTAAACATGTTAAACATACCTCAAGCAGAGTATGGTATTGCAAATTCCTTTGAAGATGCACAGAAAGTTGCAAAAAGGATAGGATTCCCAGTACTCGTAAGGCCTTCCTACGTTCTTGGCGGAAGAGCTATGGAAATTGTTTATGATGATTTAGAGCTTGAAAAATACATGAAAGAAGCTGTTAAGGTATCTCCAAAGCATCCTATACTCGTTGACAAGTTCCTTGAAGATGCAATAGAAATAGACGTGGATGCGTTGTGTGACGGCGAAGAAGTGTTCATTGGTGGAATAATGGAACACATAGAAGAAGCAGGTGTGCATTCAGGAGATTCTGCATGTGTAATACCTCCACAAAGCCTTTCTAAGGATGTTATTCAAACTATAAAAGATTACACCAGAAAACTTGCCCTTGAACTGGACGTTGTTGGGCTTATGAACATCCAGTACGCTGTAAAAATGGACGAACCCGGTAAACCTAAGGTTTATATCATTGAAGCAAACCCTCGAGCAAGCCGTACCGTTCCATTTGTAAGCAAAGCTGTTGGAGTACCCCTTGCTAAAGTAGCAGCAATGCTCATGATAGGGCACAAGCTCAAGGAGCTCGGACTCCATGATGAAGTAAAAATTAAACACGTGGCTGTGAAAGAGTCCATATTCCCCTTCATAAAACTTCCACAGGCAGATTCTGTTCTAGGGCCCGAAATGAAGTCTACAGGAGAGAGCATGGGTATAGACGAAAACTTTGGGGTTTCATATTATAAAGCACAACTTTCAGCAGGCATGGAACTTCCAAAACAGGGAAAAATCTTCATAAGTGTCAAAGATGCAGATAAAGACAGCATACTTGACATTGTCAAGGATGCAGAAGAGTTAGGATTCGAACTTGTGGCAACGAAAGGAACTGCAGAGGCAGTTGAAGAACATGTGAATATCGAAACCATTCGCAAAGTCAGTCAGGGCTCCCCAAATATCAGGGATGCAATGCTTGAAAATGAAATAGCCCTCATAGTGAACACCCCATCAGGTAGACAGTCTGCAGATGATGGTTATCACATAAGGAGACTTGCAGTTGAACTGAGAATACCATATGTTACAACCCTTGCAGGGGCTCGTGCCGTTTTAAAAGCAATTAAAAATGTCAAAGACGGAGAAATTGGAGTAAAATCCCTTAATGATTATCATGAAGCTATTTAA
- the carA gene encoding glutamine-hydrolyzing carbamoyl-phosphate synthase small subunit, with protein MLKEAKLALEDGTILKGDGFGFETTKTGEVVFTTGMTGYVESLTDPSYKGQILMSTYPLQGNYGISSEWFQSNGIKSEGFIVREHNIHPSHRSTEKNLSEFLEEYEIPGISGIDTRSLTLKIRRFGALKGTLTTEEIEDEELLEITKGQPNLEDIDLVDQVCVGEPVIYGDNYDKKAVILDCGIKKNSISAILKRKVGVVVLPYKTDVKTILDYEPDAMLVSSGPGDPKRVKAAISTVQNLSEKLPIFGICLGQQIISLAFGAKIYKMKFGHRGINQPVKDLRSGKVSITAQNHGFTIDPESCRDLPIKVTQINLNDGTIEGIEHEELPISSVQYHPEAGPGPNDTDYYFDNFIKALESY; from the coding sequence ATGCTAAAAGAGGCAAAATTGGCTTTAGAAGATGGTACAATACTTAAAGGAGATGGATTCGGTTTTGAAACCACCAAAACGGGAGAAGTGGTTTTCACAACAGGGATGACCGGGTACGTAGAGTCGCTGACAGATCCGTCCTACAAAGGCCAGATACTCATGTCAACTTATCCTTTACAGGGAAACTATGGAATATCCTCAGAATGGTTCCAGTCAAATGGAATAAAGTCTGAAGGGTTCATAGTAAGGGAACACAACATCCATCCATCTCACAGATCAACAGAAAAAAATTTATCAGAATTCTTAGAGGAATACGAAATTCCAGGCATAAGTGGGATCGATACGCGTTCTTTGACCCTCAAGATCAGGAGGTTTGGTGCCTTGAAGGGAACCCTTACTACAGAAGAGATAGAAGATGAAGAACTTCTGGAAATTACAAAAGGACAACCTAATCTGGAAGACATTGACCTTGTGGATCAGGTTTGTGTAGGAGAACCGGTAATTTACGGGGATAACTACGATAAAAAAGCTGTTATTCTTGACTGTGGAATAAAGAAAAATAGTATCAGTGCCATTCTTAAAAGGAAGGTAGGAGTGGTTGTTCTGCCTTACAAAACAGATGTTAAAACTATTCTGGATTACGAACCTGATGCAATGTTAGTTTCAAGCGGTCCGGGAGACCCAAAAAGGGTTAAAGCTGCCATTAGTACGGTTCAAAATCTTTCAGAGAAACTCCCTATATTTGGGATATGTTTAGGACAACAGATAATCTCACTCGCTTTTGGAGCCAAAATATACAAAATGAAATTTGGGCACAGGGGAATAAATCAACCAGTGAAGGATCTTCGTTCTGGCAAAGTTTCCATAACCGCCCAGAACCATGGTTTCACAATTGATCCAGAATCATGCAGGGATCTACCAATAAAAGTGACCCAGATTAACCTGAACGACGGGACAATTGAAGGAATAGAGCACGAAGAACTTCCTATCTCAAGTGTACAGTACCATCCTGAGGCAGGACCCGGCCCAAACGACACAGATTACTACTTTGACAATTTCATTAAAGCCCTGGAAAGTTATTAA
- the rimI gene encoding ribosomal protein S18-alanine N-acetyltransferase, whose translation MIIREFRRPDIKKVLEIETSSFSDPYPSSILVEIYNLGAGFLVAQEDNSIVGYIIFWIRFEDEGHIISIAVDKKYRRNGVGSKLVETTMEIFKKYSVKTIKLEVRIGNTGARKFYKRLGFVEKKVLEKYYEDFEDAVIMDKKMDKNPAIN comes from the coding sequence ATGATAATAAGAGAATTTAGACGCCCAGACATTAAAAAAGTCCTTGAAATCGAGACGTCTTCTTTTAGCGACCCATATCCTTCCAGCATCCTGGTGGAAATCTACAACCTTGGAGCTGGTTTTTTGGTTGCTCAAGAAGATAATAGTATCGTGGGATATATTATATTTTGGATCAGATTTGAAGATGAGGGTCATATAATATCCATAGCAGTTGATAAAAAATACAGGCGAAATGGTGTTGGTTCCAAGCTCGTTGAAACAACCATGGAAATATTCAAAAAGTACAGCGTCAAAACCATTAAGTTAGAGGTAAGGATTGGAAACACAGGAGCACGAAAATTCTACAAGAGACTTGGATTTGTGGAAAAGAAGGTTCTTGAAAAGTACTATGAAGATTTCGAAGACGCCGTGATCATGGACAAGAAAATGGATAAAAATCCTGCAATCAACTGA
- a CDS encoding UPF0146 family protein translates to MWNDFSDYIIKNYNDSSKIVEVGAGSFLEVALNLQRHLKMDITMTDIKPSHECILQDDIGNPDLKIYKDASLIYSIRPPEELHPLIMKLADDVGADLIIKPLSTDFINTDKKMKLINYKKAIFYKMCYDEMAEFKR, encoded by the coding sequence ATGTGGAACGATTTTTCAGATTATATAATCAAAAATTATAATGACTCATCTAAGATAGTGGAGGTTGGTGCTGGAAGCTTCCTTGAAGTTGCCCTCAACTTGCAAAGACATCTTAAGATGGATATCACCATGACAGATATTAAACCTTCCCATGAATGTATACTCCAAGATGATATTGGCAATCCTGACTTAAAAATATATAAGGATGCGTCACTTATATATTCGATACGACCTCCTGAAGAACTTCACCCTCTTATCATGAAGTTAGCAGATGATGTGGGGGCCGATTTAATAATAAAACCGCTTTCAACGGATTTTATAAATACTGATAAAAAAATGAAACTCATAAATTACAAAAAGGCGATTTTTTACAAGATGTGTTACGATGAAATGGCAGAATTTAAGCGTTGA